Sequence from the Gloeocapsopsis dulcis genome:
TGCATTGGCAAATAGAATGTCAAGACCACCAAATTCTGCTTTTACCTGCGCTGCTAGCGTGTTGAGATCGTGCAGCGATCGCATATCTACACGGGCAGGAATTACCCCAAGTTCCTTTGCTGCGGATTGCAGACGTTCTTCATTTTGTCCAGTAATGATGACCCGTGCACCTTCTACTACAAACTGTTTAGCAGTTTCAAACCCGATTCCTGTCGTTCCACCTGTAATAACAGCTGTTTTGTTGTTCAGGCGTGCCATAGCGATTCCTCTTAATGATAGTTTGTAGATAAACTTACACCAATCGGTCTAGATTGAGGCAAAAAAATTTAGACCATTTTGAGCAGCATTACTGTCGCCTCTACGGTGCTACGCAAAAGCGTTTCGTCTTCCACGACTCGACCCAGCAAAGCCATTCCTTGAGTGGTGCAAAGCAGCATACGGGCAACGTTGCGGGAGTTAATGGCTGAACTGATTTCACCTGCTTTTTGAGCACGATCAATAACGGTACAATAAGCATCTTCCAGCCTTTGGAGGTGGTGATACAAAATCAATGCAATCTCTGTATCATCTGTGTCAAAATCAGCAATGTTTGTGCCTAACATACAACCTCGACTTCTGGGTAATGAATGTCGTTGCTGCAAATTTTGTAGGACTTGCTCAAGGTTTGCCAGGGGGGAACCCGAAGCCAAAAGCTGATCTCGCATTGCTTTCACCTCTGTCTGAGCATAGTAGTCTAATGCCTTGAGGAAGAGCGATCGCTTGTTGCCAAACGTGTCATAGAGGCTCTTTTTACCAATTCCCATGTGTTCAAGCAGCTCGGAAAGGCTAGCTGCCTCATATCCTCGTGCCCAAAATACATCCATTGCCTTTGCCAGGGCAACTTCAGGATTGAATTGTTTCTTAGGTCCTCTGCTCATAGTGGTATAATAGCATTACTTATACCGAACGGTCAAGGTTTTAAGAACAGCACATGACAAACATTGAAATCATTCAGGAATTGTATCGAGCTTTCCGCGAGAAAGATTATGATGCCTTTCTACGAATCTGCACCCCTGATCTTGAATGGATTCAGAATGAAGGATTCCCGCGAGGAGCAACACATCGAGGAGCAGAAGCAGTGGTCGCGGGGGTTTTCAAAGCGTTCAATCACGACTGGGAATCGTGGTCATTTGACATCGAGCAGTACATAGACGCAGGGGAGACAATTATCGTTATTGGTCGTTACACAGGATGCTATCGCTTGTCTGGCAAGTCATTTCGCTCTCCCGCCGCTCATGTGTATGATCTTTGTGATGGAAAAGTC
This genomic interval carries:
- a CDS encoding TetR/AcrR family transcriptional regulator, producing MSRGPKKQFNPEVALAKAMDVFWARGYEAASLSELLEHMGIGKKSLYDTFGNKRSLFLKALDYYAQTEVKAMRDQLLASGSPLANLEQVLQNLQQRHSLPRSRGCMLGTNIADFDTDDTEIALILYHHLQRLEDAYCTVIDRAQKAGEISSAINSRNVARMLLCTTQGMALLGRVVEDETLLRSTVEATVMLLKMV
- a CDS encoding nuclear transport factor 2 family protein, whose amino-acid sequence is MTNIEIIQELYRAFREKDYDAFLRICTPDLEWIQNEGFPRGATHRGAEAVVAGVFKAFNHDWESWSFDIEQYIDAGETIIVIGRYTGCYRLSGKSFRSPAAHVYDLCDGKVCRFRQFTDTKMIWDAMN